One Allostreptomyces psammosilenae DNA segment encodes these proteins:
- a CDS encoding 4-(cytidine 5'-diphospho)-2-C-methyl-D-erythritol kinase encodes MSADRATAPAPGTASVTVRAPAKVNVQLAVGGRRADGFHALATVFHAVSLYDEVTASTLPASASGEQGTVRITVSGADAAQVPTDGDNLAARAATLLARRAGVPGAVHLHIAKDIPVAGGMAGGSADAAAALLACDRLWGLDTPRATLLELAAELGSDVPFSLVGGTALGTGRGERLTPVEVGGTLHWVFAVADGGLSTPAVYAECDRLRRTDGGGDGEADVPAPEAAPELLAALRAGDAKAVGAALANDLQPAALSLRPALAATLRAGREAGALGALVSGSGPTCAFLAEDAEAAGRLATALEASGTCRAARTATGEVPGAVLLAAADSP; translated from the coding sequence ATGTCCGCCGACCGCGCCACCGCCCCGGCCCCCGGCACCGCCTCGGTCACCGTCCGCGCCCCGGCCAAGGTGAACGTGCAGCTGGCCGTGGGCGGCCGGCGGGCCGACGGCTTCCACGCGCTGGCCACCGTCTTCCACGCCGTGTCGCTGTACGACGAGGTCACCGCCAGCACGCTGCCCGCCTCCGCGAGCGGTGAGCAGGGGACGGTGCGGATCACCGTCTCGGGCGCCGACGCCGCCCAGGTGCCGACCGACGGCGACAACCTCGCCGCCCGCGCCGCCACGCTGCTCGCCCGGCGGGCGGGCGTGCCGGGGGCCGTGCACCTGCACATCGCCAAGGACATCCCGGTGGCCGGCGGCATGGCCGGCGGCAGCGCCGACGCCGCCGCCGCGCTGCTGGCCTGCGACCGGCTCTGGGGCCTGGACACGCCGCGCGCCACCCTGCTGGAACTCGCCGCCGAGCTGGGCAGCGACGTGCCGTTCAGCCTGGTCGGCGGCACCGCGCTGGGCACCGGCCGGGGTGAGCGGCTGACACCGGTGGAGGTGGGCGGGACGCTGCACTGGGTGTTCGCGGTGGCCGACGGCGGCCTGTCCACCCCGGCCGTCTACGCCGAGTGCGACCGGCTGCGCCGCACCGACGGCGGAGGGGACGGCGAGGCCGACGTGCCCGCCCCCGAGGCCGCCCCCGAACTGCTCGCCGCGCTGCGCGCCGGGGACGCGAAGGCCGTCGGCGCCGCCCTGGCCAACGACCTCCAGCCGGCCGCGCTCTCGCTGCGCCCGGCGCTGGCCGCCACGCTGCGCGCCGGCCGGGAGGCCGGCGCCCTGGGCGCGCTGGTCTCCGGATCCGGCCCCACCTGCGCCTTCCTGGCCGAGGACGCCGAGGCGGCCGGCCGGCTGGCGACCGCGCTGGAGGCCTCCGGCACCTGCCGCGCCGCCCGCACGGCCACCGGCGAGGTGCCCGGCGCGGTGCTGCTGGCCGCGGCTGACTCGCCCTGA
- a CDS encoding TatD family hydrolase, translated as MATARKGRGGERERDASAPPDPEPLRVPVADSHTHLDMQGGDPDELVARAAAVGVTTLIQVGCDLEGSRWAADFAATRETVHATVALHPNEAPRLVHGDPDDWSGLRRPPGGDRALDEALAEIDRLAALPQVVGVGETGLDYFRTGPEGVEAQQLSFRRHIDIAKRHGKALMIHDREAHADVLRILQEEGAPETVVFHCYSGDTEMAKVCAEHGYYMSFAGNVTFGSAQPLRDALAVAPAELLLVETDAPFLTPKPYRGRPNASYLIPWTLRAMAEVKGMDEDDLAAAVAANTARAFRL; from the coding sequence ATGGCCACGGCACGCAAGGGGCGCGGCGGCGAGCGGGAGCGGGACGCGAGCGCGCCCCCGGACCCGGAACCGCTGCGCGTCCCGGTCGCGGACAGCCACACCCACCTCGACATGCAGGGCGGCGACCCCGACGAACTGGTCGCCCGGGCCGCCGCCGTCGGCGTCACCACCCTCATCCAGGTCGGCTGCGACCTGGAGGGATCCCGGTGGGCGGCCGACTTCGCGGCCACCCGGGAGACCGTCCACGCCACCGTCGCCCTGCACCCCAACGAGGCCCCCCGGCTGGTGCACGGCGACCCAGACGACTGGAGCGGCCTGCGTCGCCCGCCCGGCGGCGACCGCGCCCTGGACGAGGCGCTCGCCGAGATCGACCGGCTGGCCGCCCTCCCGCAGGTCGTCGGCGTCGGCGAGACCGGACTGGACTACTTCCGCACCGGGCCGGAGGGCGTCGAGGCGCAGCAGCTCTCCTTCCGCCGCCACATCGACATCGCCAAGCGGCACGGCAAGGCGCTGATGATCCACGACCGGGAGGCCCACGCCGACGTGCTGCGCATCCTCCAGGAGGAGGGCGCGCCGGAGACCGTGGTGTTCCACTGCTACTCCGGGGACACCGAGATGGCGAAGGTCTGCGCCGAGCACGGCTACTACATGTCGTTCGCCGGCAACGTCACCTTCGGGTCCGCCCAGCCGCTGCGCGACGCCCTGGCCGTGGCCCCGGCCGAACTGCTGCTGGTCGAGACGGACGCGCCGTTCCTCACCCCCAAGCCGTACCGGGGCCGGCCGAACGCCTCCTACCTCATCCCCTGGACGCTGCGCGCGATGGCCGAGGTCAAGGGGATGGACGAGGACGACCTCGCCGCGGCGGTCGCCGCCAACACGGCCCGGGCCTTCCGGCTGTAG
- the metG gene encoding methionine--tRNA ligase, whose translation MARYLITSALPYINGIKHLGNLVGSMLPADVYSRYLRLRGHEVLYICATDEHGTPAELAAKEAGLSVEEFCRRQHDLQAEVYRGFALSFDYFGRSSSAQNRELTQHFGRRLTENGLIEERSIQQVYSPADGRFLPDRYVIGTCPHCGYDRARGDQCENCTRLLDPTDLIEPRSAVSGSTELEVRETRHLYLRQSQLAERVRAWIETKQDSWPVLTTSIAMKWLNEGLEDRGITRDLDWGVPVEREGYEGKVYYVWFDAPIEYIGATKELSDSTGGEIDWRSWWRGEAAEDVTYVQFMAKDNIPFHSVMFPAMQMGTGEDWKLADYIKGFNWLNYYGGKFSTSQNYGIFLDQALELLPADYWRYFLMANAPESDDTSFTWELFAAQVNKDLADTLGNFVNRVLTFSRKRFGDQVPAGGQPGEVEARLGERVAAMLGDYSEALDGMQFRKAAQALRALWSEANGYLEQKAPWQEIKTDPEAAALTLRTAMNLIQLFAQVSEPIVPDTAARLRGVFPGLAGTEDGQRTWPTPERAAALDTVPAGADFTVPEVLFRKITDDDLAAWRDRFGAQ comes from the coding sequence ATGGCCCGCTACCTGATCACCAGCGCTCTGCCGTACATCAACGGCATCAAACACCTGGGCAATCTCGTCGGCTCCATGCTCCCCGCGGACGTCTACTCCCGCTACCTGCGGCTGCGCGGCCACGAGGTCCTCTACATCTGCGCCACCGACGAGCACGGCACCCCCGCCGAGCTGGCGGCCAAGGAGGCCGGGCTGTCCGTCGAGGAGTTCTGCCGCCGGCAGCACGACCTCCAGGCCGAGGTGTACCGCGGCTTCGCGCTCTCCTTCGACTACTTCGGCCGCAGCTCCTCCGCGCAGAACCGGGAGCTCACCCAGCACTTCGGGCGCCGGCTCACCGAAAACGGCCTGATCGAGGAGCGCTCGATCCAGCAGGTCTACTCGCCGGCCGACGGGCGCTTCCTGCCCGACCGCTACGTCATCGGCACCTGCCCGCACTGCGGCTACGACCGCGCGCGCGGCGACCAGTGCGAGAACTGCACCCGCCTGCTCGACCCGACCGACCTGATCGAGCCGCGCTCCGCCGTCTCCGGCAGCACCGAGCTGGAGGTGCGCGAGACCCGCCACCTGTACCTGCGGCAGTCGCAGCTCGCCGAGCGGGTGCGCGCCTGGATCGAGACCAAGCAGGACAGCTGGCCCGTGCTGACCACCTCCATCGCGATGAAGTGGCTCAACGAGGGCCTGGAGGACCGCGGCATCACCCGCGACCTGGACTGGGGCGTGCCCGTCGAGCGCGAGGGCTACGAGGGCAAGGTCTACTACGTCTGGTTCGACGCCCCCATCGAGTACATCGGCGCCACCAAGGAGCTCTCCGACAGCACCGGCGGGGAGATCGACTGGCGGAGCTGGTGGCGCGGCGAGGCGGCCGAGGACGTCACCTACGTGCAGTTCATGGCGAAGGACAACATCCCGTTCCACTCCGTGATGTTCCCCGCCATGCAGATGGGCACCGGCGAGGACTGGAAGCTCGCCGACTACATCAAGGGCTTCAACTGGCTGAACTACTACGGGGGCAAGTTCTCCACCAGCCAGAACTACGGCATCTTCCTCGACCAGGCGCTGGAGCTGCTGCCGGCCGACTACTGGCGCTACTTCCTGATGGCGAACGCGCCGGAGTCCGACGACACCTCCTTCACCTGGGAGCTGTTCGCCGCCCAGGTCAACAAGGACCTCGCGGACACCCTCGGCAACTTCGTCAACCGGGTGCTGACCTTCAGCCGCAAGCGGTTCGGCGACCAGGTGCCGGCCGGCGGCCAGCCCGGCGAGGTGGAGGCCCGACTCGGCGAGCGGGTCGCCGCCATGCTCGGCGACTACTCCGAGGCCCTGGACGGCATGCAGTTCCGCAAGGCCGCGCAGGCCCTGCGCGCGCTGTGGAGCGAGGCCAACGGCTACCTGGAGCAGAAGGCCCCCTGGCAGGAGATCAAGACCGACCCGGAGGCGGCGGCGCTGACCCTGCGCACCGCCATGAACCTGATCCAGCTGTTCGCGCAGGTCTCCGAGCCGATCGTGCCGGACACCGCCGCCCGGCTGCGCGGCGTCTTCCCGGGCCTGGCCGGCACCGAGGACGGGCAGCGCACCTGGCCCACGCCGGAGCGCGCCGCCGCGCTGGACACCGTCCCCGCCGGAGCGGACTTCACCGTTCCCGAGGTGCTCTTCCGCAAGATCACCGACGACGACCTGGCCGCCTGGCGCGACCGCTTCGGCGCCCAGTGA
- a CDS encoding TetR/AcrR family transcriptional regulator, with protein MPHDTESVSPPMSERRAELLRATLAYVAEHSLSDLSLRPLAAAIGSSPRVLLYLFGSKEGLIRELLAANRAEQLDLVRRAVEGAHTPRGALERLWEWLVDPVHRNVMRLFFEGYVRAFDDSGAPGPWHGVARASLEEWLPLMERVLEPCRAQGREVPATLVLATLRGLLLDLLADDDVERVDAAWRAFLDRCLPQEG; from the coding sequence ATGCCCCACGACACGGAATCCGTTTCCCCGCCGATGTCCGAGCGGCGCGCCGAACTGCTCCGCGCCACGCTCGCCTACGTGGCCGAACACAGCCTCTCCGACCTCTCGCTGCGCCCGCTGGCGGCGGCGATCGGGTCCAGCCCGCGCGTGCTGCTGTACCTGTTCGGTTCCAAGGAGGGGCTGATCCGCGAACTGCTCGCGGCCAACCGCGCCGAGCAGCTCGACCTGGTGCGGCGGGCCGTCGAGGGCGCCCACACCCCGCGCGGGGCGCTGGAGCGGCTGTGGGAGTGGCTGGTCGACCCCGTCCACCGCAACGTGATGCGGCTGTTCTTCGAGGGCTACGTCCGCGCCTTCGACGACTCCGGGGCCCCCGGCCCCTGGCACGGCGTCGCCCGGGCCTCGCTGGAGGAGTGGCTGCCGCTGATGGAGCGGGTGCTGGAGCCCTGCCGCGCCCAGGGGCGCGAGGTGCCGGCGACGCTGGTGCTGGCCACCCTGCGCGGCCTGCTGCTGGACCTGCTGGCCGACGACGACGTCGAGCGGGTCGACGCCGCCTGGCGCGCCTTCCTCGACCGCTGCCTGCCCCAGGAGGGCTGA
- a CDS encoding dolichyl-phosphate-mannose--protein mannosyltransferase, with amino-acid sequence MPAPSGGARAWDAHAAPAGATLRDRLVPPAPERQPRWTTLGRLALEAFTPRRPAAPPAGEPHGADPSDGAAPAAGAPPVDLAKPAELGEPAGVAPAPAGASPISLAKPTGAEPADHEEPAEAGAPPRALAVAIAWLSRPGVAGWIGPLLVTALAGVLRLWNLGQPHAVIFDETYYAKDAWSLLQRGYESSWPDNANDAILATPPSVPLGDDAAFIVHPPVGKWTIALGEWLFGMDPFGWRIAVAVLGTLSVLMLARIGRRLFRSTMLGCLAALLMTVDGLHLVMSRTALLDGVLMFWVLAGFGCLLIDRDRSRGRLADLVGDVPDSARATAARLGWRPWRLAGGLCLGLATATKWSGLFYVAAFGIMIVLWDAGARRLAGAERPYRTMLRRDALPAFGALVPVTIVVYLVSWVGWFASDDGYYRQWAADRAGSSPQELPLPGFRGLSVPLPHVDMTWVPAALRSLWHYHAQMFEFHTNLTSHHDYQSNPWSWLVLGRPVSFFYESPGYGEDGCTSQECAREVLGMGTPLLWWTACVALLYLLYRWAARRDWRAGAILVGVAAGLLPWFNYQERTIFLFYAVVFVPFLCLAVAMMLGAMLGPHHAGETRRAVGTFGAGVVLAAIVLNFVAFWPIFTGQTIPMDSWRDLMWLRTWI; translated from the coding sequence GTGCCGGCACCGTCGGGCGGCGCGCGGGCGTGGGACGCCCACGCGGCACCGGCCGGCGCCACGCTCCGTGACCGACTGGTGCCCCCGGCGCCGGAGCGGCAGCCCCGCTGGACGACGCTGGGGCGGCTGGCCCTGGAGGCGTTCACCCCCCGCCGCCCCGCCGCCCCGCCGGCCGGGGAGCCGCACGGCGCGGATCCCTCCGACGGCGCCGCCCCCGCCGCCGGCGCCCCGCCGGTCGACCTCGCCAAGCCGGCCGAGCTGGGCGAGCCGGCCGGCGTCGCCCCGGCCCCCGCCGGGGCCTCCCCGATCTCCCTGGCGAAGCCCACCGGCGCCGAACCGGCCGACCATGAGGAGCCGGCCGAGGCCGGCGCTCCCCCGCGTGCGCTGGCCGTCGCGATCGCCTGGCTCTCCCGGCCGGGCGTCGCCGGCTGGATCGGCCCGCTGCTCGTCACGGCCCTCGCCGGCGTGCTGCGGCTGTGGAACCTCGGCCAGCCGCACGCGGTCATCTTCGACGAGACGTACTACGCCAAGGACGCCTGGTCGCTGCTGCAGCGGGGCTACGAGAGCAGCTGGCCGGACAACGCCAACGACGCGATCCTCGCCACCCCGCCCAGCGTCCCGCTCGGCGACGACGCGGCCTTCATCGTCCACCCCCCGGTCGGCAAGTGGACGATCGCCCTGGGCGAGTGGCTGTTCGGCATGGATCCGTTCGGCTGGCGGATCGCGGTGGCCGTCCTCGGCACGCTCTCGGTGCTGATGCTGGCGCGCATCGGCCGCCGGCTGTTCCGCTCCACCATGCTGGGCTGCCTGGCCGCCCTGCTGATGACCGTGGACGGCCTGCACCTGGTGATGAGCCGCACGGCGCTGCTGGACGGCGTGCTGATGTTCTGGGTGCTGGCCGGCTTCGGCTGCCTGCTGATCGACCGGGACCGCTCCCGTGGGCGCCTCGCCGACCTGGTCGGGGACGTCCCGGACAGCGCGCGGGCCACCGCGGCCCGGCTGGGATGGCGGCCCTGGCGGCTGGCCGGCGGCCTGTGCCTGGGCCTCGCCACCGCCACCAAGTGGAGCGGCCTGTTCTACGTCGCCGCCTTCGGCATCATGATCGTGCTCTGGGACGCGGGCGCCCGCCGCCTCGCCGGCGCGGAGCGCCCCTACCGGACGATGCTGCGGCGCGACGCCCTGCCGGCGTTCGGCGCGCTGGTGCCGGTCACCATCGTGGTCTACCTGGTCTCCTGGGTCGGCTGGTTCGCCTCCGACGACGGCTACTACCGGCAGTGGGCCGCCGACCGCGCCGGCTCCTCCCCGCAGGAGCTGCCGCTGCCCGGCTTCCGTGGCCTGTCCGTCCCGCTGCCGCACGTCGACATGACGTGGGTGCCGGCCGCGCTGCGCAGCCTGTGGCACTACCACGCCCAGATGTTCGAGTTCCACACCAACCTGACCTCGCACCACGACTACCAGTCCAACCCGTGGAGCTGGCTGGTCCTCGGCCGCCCGGTGTCCTTCTTCTACGAGTCGCCGGGCTACGGGGAGGACGGCTGCACCTCCCAGGAGTGCGCCCGCGAGGTGCTGGGGATGGGCACCCCGCTGCTGTGGTGGACGGCCTGCGTGGCGCTGCTGTACCTGCTCTACCGCTGGGCCGCGCGGCGCGACTGGCGGGCCGGCGCGATCCTGGTCGGGGTGGCCGCCGGTCTGCTGCCCTGGTTCAACTACCAGGAGCGCACGATCTTCCTCTTCTACGCCGTGGTGTTCGTGCCCTTCCTGTGCCTCGCCGTGGCGATGATGCTGGGCGCGATGCTCGGGCCGCACCATGCCGGCGAGACGCGGCGCGCGGTCGGGACGTTCGGGGCGGGCGTGGTGCTGGCGGCGATCGTCCTGAACTTCGTCGCCTTCTGGCCGATCTTCACCGGCCAGACCATCCCCATGGATTCCTGGCGTGACCTGATGTGGCTGCGCACCTGGATCTGA
- the rsmI gene encoding 16S rRNA (cytidine(1402)-2'-O)-methyltransferase, with amino-acid sequence MNGVLVLAGTPIGDVSDAPPRLAQELAAADVVAAEDTRRLRRLTTALGVTPPGRVVSYFEGNETARTPELLEHLLAGERVLLVTDAGMPSVSDPGYRLVAAAVERGVRVTAVPGPSAVLTALALSGLPVDRFCFEGFLPRKAGERAARLREVAAEPRTLVYFEAPHRLAASLADMAAAFGADRPAAVCRELTKTYEEVRRGPLAELADWAAEGVRGEITVVVAGAPAAEAGPVDPAELARRVAEREAGGQPRKEAIAEVAAEVGRPKREVFDAVVAAKNADAGNGGGR; translated from the coding sequence GTGAACGGCGTACTCGTACTCGCAGGCACCCCCATCGGCGACGTCTCCGACGCGCCGCCCCGGCTCGCCCAGGAGCTGGCCGCGGCGGACGTGGTGGCCGCCGAGGACACCCGGCGGCTGCGCCGGCTGACCACGGCGCTGGGCGTGACCCCGCCGGGCCGGGTCGTCTCCTACTTCGAGGGCAACGAGACGGCCCGCACCCCCGAACTGCTGGAGCACCTGCTGGCGGGCGAGCGGGTGCTGCTGGTCACCGACGCCGGGATGCCCTCGGTCTCCGACCCGGGATACCGGTTGGTGGCGGCGGCCGTGGAGCGGGGGGTGCGGGTGACGGCGGTGCCCGGACCGTCCGCCGTGCTCACCGCGCTCGCGCTGTCCGGGCTCCCGGTGGACCGCTTCTGCTTCGAGGGCTTCCTGCCGCGCAAGGCCGGTGAACGAGCCGCCCGGCTGCGTGAGGTGGCCGCCGAGCCGCGCACGCTCGTCTACTTCGAGGCCCCGCACCGCCTGGCCGCCTCGCTCGCCGACATGGCCGCCGCCTTCGGGGCGGACCGGCCGGCGGCCGTCTGCCGGGAGCTGACCAAGACCTACGAGGAGGTCCGGCGCGGTCCGCTCGCAGAGCTGGCCGACTGGGCGGCCGAGGGCGTGCGCGGGGAGATCACCGTGGTGGTCGCCGGCGCCCCGGCGGCGGAGGCCGGCCCCGTCGACCCGGCCGAGCTGGCCCGCCGGGTGGCGGAGCGGGAGGCCGGCGGACAGCCCCGCAAGGAGGCGATCGCCGAGGTGGCGGCGGAGGTGGGACGTCCCAAGCGGGAGGTCTTCGACGCGGTGGTGGCGGCGAAGAACGCGGACGCCGGGAACGGCGGCGGCCGCTGA
- the rsmA gene encoding 16S rRNA (adenine(1518)-N(6)/adenine(1519)-N(6))-dimethyltransferase RsmA, with protein sequence MDGEETPAARAVPDDALLGPADVRELATALGVRPTKQLGQNFVIDANTVRRIVRTARVRPDDTVVEVGPGLGSLTLALLGAAERVVAVEIDPVLAGALPQTVRARMPERADRFSLVHSDAMAVTELPGPAPTALVANLPYNVAVPVLLHMLATFPSIERTLVMVQSEVADRLAARPGSRVYGVPSVKAAWYADVARAGAIGRNVFWPAPNVDSGLVSLVRREPPATRARREEVFAVVDAAFAQRRKTLRAALAGWAGSAALAEEALRAAGIDPRQRGEQLTVEQFAALAEQRPRP encoded by the coding sequence GTGGACGGCGAGGAGACCCCGGCCGCCCGCGCCGTCCCGGACGACGCGCTGCTCGGGCCCGCCGACGTCCGCGAGCTGGCGACGGCCCTCGGGGTCCGGCCGACCAAGCAACTCGGCCAGAACTTCGTGATCGACGCCAACACCGTGCGCCGGATCGTCCGCACCGCGCGGGTGCGGCCAGACGACACGGTGGTGGAGGTCGGCCCCGGCCTCGGCTCGCTCACCCTCGCCCTGCTCGGCGCCGCCGAACGGGTCGTGGCCGTGGAGATCGACCCGGTGCTGGCCGGCGCCCTGCCGCAGACCGTGCGTGCCCGGATGCCGGAGCGCGCCGACCGCTTCTCGCTGGTGCACTCCGACGCCATGGCCGTCACCGAACTGCCCGGCCCGGCCCCCACCGCGCTGGTGGCCAACCTGCCGTACAACGTGGCGGTGCCGGTGCTGCTGCACATGCTGGCCACCTTCCCCAGCATCGAGCGCACGCTGGTGATGGTGCAGTCCGAGGTCGCCGACCGGCTGGCCGCGCGCCCCGGCTCCCGGGTCTACGGAGTGCCGTCGGTCAAGGCCGCCTGGTACGCGGACGTGGCCCGGGCCGGCGCGATCGGCCGGAACGTCTTCTGGCCCGCCCCGAACGTCGACTCCGGCCTGGTCTCGCTGGTCCGCCGGGAACCGCCGGCCACCCGCGCCCGGCGGGAGGAGGTGTTCGCCGTCGTCGACGCCGCCTTCGCGCAGCGCCGCAAGACGCTGCGGGCCGCGCTGGCCGGTTGGGCCGGCTCGGCGGCGCTCGCCGAGGAGGCGCTGCGGGCCGCCGGCATCGACCCGCGGCAGCGCGGCGAACAGCTCACCGTCGAGCAGTTCGCGGCACTGGCCGAACAGCGCCCGCGGCCGTGA
- a CDS encoding GNAT family N-acetyltransferase — protein MTTSTLPTVRVRPGDQPGDLGAVTRLHGVLYAREQNWDQTVEAYVASGLADFALARVTEGDAAGRLWIAEADGAVVGAIGLTRADDRTGQLRWFLVDPSVRGAGLGRRLLTEALDYARARGFRGVFLWTTAGLPASRHLYDQAGFRLTESRPVDKWGARLTEQRFDLRLT, from the coding sequence ATGACGACATCCACGCTCCCGACCGTCCGCGTCCGGCCCGGCGACCAGCCCGGCGACCTCGGCGCGGTGACCCGGCTGCACGGCGTGCTGTACGCCCGGGAGCAGAACTGGGACCAGACCGTGGAGGCGTACGTCGCCTCCGGTCTGGCCGACTTCGCGCTGGCCCGGGTGACCGAGGGCGACGCCGCCGGACGGCTGTGGATCGCCGAGGCGGACGGCGCGGTCGTCGGCGCGATCGGCCTGACCCGCGCCGACGACCGGACCGGTCAGCTCCGCTGGTTCCTCGTCGACCCCAGCGTCCGCGGCGCCGGGCTCGGCCGCCGGCTGCTCACCGAGGCGCTGGACTACGCCCGCGCTCGCGGCTTCCGCGGCGTCTTCCTGTGGACCACGGCCGGCCTGCCGGCCTCCCGCCACCTGTACGACCAGGCCGGCTTCCGGCTCACCGAGTCCCGGCCGGTGGACAAGTGGGGCGCGCGGCTGACGGAGCAGCGCTTCGACCTCCGCCTGACCTGA